Sequence from the Terriglobales bacterium genome:
TTTTCGCCGCCTGCTGCAGCGCCTCCAGGTGCCAACCTTCCCATACTGCGGGCGTCAGTCTGGCGCGAATTAATTCCGGTTCGTCGCCCCGCCAGAAGCCGGTCATGAGCAGAATGCGGCCGGCTATTCCCGCCTCCCTCAGTTCCAGTCCCTCATCGGTCGAGGTCACGCCGAACCACTGCGCCCCTGCGGACCCCAGCGCCCGCGCACACTCGACGGCGCCGTGGCCGTAAGCATTGGCCTTGACCACCGCGCACACGCTGGCATTCCCGCCCACGATTTGTTGAATCGTCTCAAAATTTTTCCGTAGTGCGCGAAGTGATATCTCCGCCCAGGTGGGACGTGAACTGGTCATAAGAGAATAGAAGTCGTGCCGCGATTATAACCAGAGCATTGCCACCCGATGGTCGCTCAGTTGTCATGGAGAGAAAAAATGACTGTGATTTGCGTCTCTACCTGTACCGGTAAGCCGTTCAGCAGATACGGGCGATAGCGCCACTGCCGGACAGCATCCATCGCAGCCTTTACCAGCATCGGATGTCCGCTCTCCAGGTGCAATCCTTCAACCGAACCTTCACGGCTGATGACGGCGCCAAGAACGACTGCACCCTGTATGTGCGCCGACCGAGCCAGCGGAGGGTAAACAGGCTGTACTGGCCTGACGAGATGACCCTGCATTACACCCGTGGAAACCGTTACTGCATGGTGCGGAGCACTAGCGGCCCGCGGCGGCATTGCGGTACCGATTG
This genomic interval carries:
- a CDS encoding energy transducer TonB, with product MPPRAASAPHHAVTVSTGVMQGHLVRPVQPVYPPLARSAHIQGAVVLGAVISREGSVEGLHLESGHPMLVKAAMDAVRQWRYRPYLLNGLPVQVETQITVIFSLHDN